In one Methylobacterium sp. SyP6R genomic region, the following are encoded:
- a CDS encoding amidase: protein MPPSDLVMMRATDLARAIRDRAVSAREVMQAHLDQIARHNPSVTAIVSQRDPDILLAEAEAADRELAANGPRGPLHGLPHAVKDLSATAGIRTTQGSPLFRDTVPETDAIHVARLKSAGAILIGKTNVPEFGLGSHSTNPVFGTTRNAYDPAKAGGGSSGGAGVALALRMVPLADGSDHGGSLRNPAAWNNVLGLRPAAGRIPNSTDEVFLPQLGVLGPMARCTADLGLLLSVQAGDDPRTPNAIRQNPAGFATIRPRELKGLRIGWIGDYGGHLAFEPGVLDLCETGLKVFSDHGAVVEPVLPPFDPEAIWRAWVTLRQGIIGAGLAAHWRDPGKRAQMKPEAVWEVEQGERLTAFDLHAASVTRTAWYQCVRGLFERFDVLALPAAQVFPFDAGETWPRRINGREMDTYHRWMEVVVPGTMSGCPVISLPVGLNPAGLPMGLQLIAPNQDEAGLLAIAAAYEAVTGFDRTLPPALRG from the coding sequence ATGCCTCCGTCCGATCTCGTCATGATGCGTGCCACCGATCTCGCGCGGGCGATCCGCGACCGGGCCGTCTCGGCCCGCGAGGTGATGCAGGCCCATCTCGACCAGATCGCCCGCCACAACCCGTCGGTGACCGCGATCGTCTCCCAGCGTGATCCGGATATCCTGCTCGCCGAGGCCGAGGCCGCCGACCGGGAACTGGCGGCGAACGGCCCGCGCGGGCCGCTGCACGGGCTGCCGCACGCGGTGAAGGACCTCTCGGCGACGGCCGGGATCCGCACCACGCAAGGATCCCCGCTCTTCCGCGACACCGTGCCGGAGACCGATGCGATCCACGTCGCGCGGCTGAAAAGCGCCGGTGCGATCCTGATCGGCAAGACCAACGTGCCGGAATTCGGCCTCGGCTCGCACAGCACCAACCCGGTCTTCGGCACGACCCGCAATGCCTACGACCCGGCGAAGGCCGGCGGCGGCTCGAGCGGCGGGGCCGGGGTGGCGCTGGCGCTCCGCATGGTCCCGCTCGCCGATGGCAGCGACCATGGCGGCTCGCTGCGCAACCCCGCCGCCTGGAACAACGTGCTGGGCCTGCGCCCCGCCGCCGGCCGGATTCCGAACAGCACCGACGAGGTCTTCCTGCCCCAGCTCGGAGTCCTCGGGCCGATGGCGCGCTGCACCGCCGATCTCGGCCTGCTGCTCTCGGTCCAGGCCGGTGACGATCCGCGCACGCCGAACGCGATCCGCCAGAACCCCGCCGGCTTCGCCACCATCCGGCCGCGTGAGCTGAAGGGCCTGCGCATCGGCTGGATCGGCGATTACGGCGGGCACCTGGCCTTCGAGCCCGGCGTGCTCGACCTCTGCGAGACCGGCCTGAAAGTCTTCTCCGACCACGGTGCCGTAGTCGAGCCGGTCCTGCCGCCCTTCGATCCGGAGGCGATCTGGCGCGCCTGGGTGACCTTGCGCCAGGGGATCATCGGTGCCGGCCTCGCGGCGCATTGGCGCGATCCGGGGAAGCGAGCGCAGATGAAGCCGGAAGCGGTCTGGGAGGTCGAGCAGGGTGAGAGGCTCACGGCCTTCGACCTGCACGCTGCTAGCGTCACCCGCACCGCCTGGTACCAGTGCGTGCGCGGCCTGTTCGAGCGCTTCGACGTGCTGGCCCTGCCCGCCGCGCAGGTCTTTCCGTTCGATGCCGGGGAGACCTGGCCGCGCCGCATCAACGGGCGCGAGATGGACACCTATCACCGCTGGATGGAGGTGGTGGTGCCGGGCACGATGTCCGGATGCCCGGTGATCAGCCTGCCGGTCGGCCTCAACCCGGCCGGGCTGCCGATGGGGCTCCAGCTCATCGCCCCGAACCAGGACGAGGCGGGGCTGCTGGCCATCGCGGCGGCCTACGAGGCCGTGACCGGCTTCGACCGGACCCTGCCGCCGGCCTTGCGCGGCTGA